Within Acidimicrobiales bacterium, the genomic segment AACGGCCATTCGGGGATGGTGTGCTCGAACCCGAGAGCGAACGCCGTCGGCAGCTCCATTACCCTGTCCACGCCGCGTACCTGACAGCGGCCGAACTCCTCGACCAGCCCGGGTGAGGCGATCCGCAGCCCCCCGGACTCCCCGCCGGCCGCCAGTACGCTGAACAGGCGGTCGAGGCCGCGGGCGTTCGAGTGCATGTTGGCGGCGGGGATCTCGGCGCGGCGCCAGGCGTCGGTCATGCAGTGGGCCGGGTCGTTGGAGTCAGGAGGGTTCCCGAAGGCGCGGGGCCCGAGCGAGGTCTTCATGTCCCAACGGTCGAAGAACGTCCCGTCGGGGGCGGTCTCCACGATCAGATCGGCGGTCCGGGCGTCGTCCCACCTGGGCAGGGGCATGTGGAGGTCCACGCCCAGGGGCGCGCCCAGCTCGTCGGACACCAGCTCACCACACGTGCGCCCGGTTGCGCCCCGCAGCACCTGGCCGACGAGATGACCGAACGTCACCCCGTGGTAGCCGTGGGCCGTGCCCGGTTCCCACCACGGCTCCTGCTCCGCCAGTGCTGTGGTCATGGCGTCCCAGTCGGACAGCGACCCGAGGGCCATGCGTCTCCCGATGGCGGGCAGGCCGGCCTCATGGGTCAGCAGCCACCGCACCGGAAGGGCCTCCTTCCCCGCGGCGGCGAACTCCGGCCAGTACCGTGTCACCGGCGCGTCGAGGTTCACCAGCCCCCGATCGACGGCCCACATGGTCGCGACGGCGGCCACGCCCTTGGTGCAGGAGAACACGCACACCAGGCTGTCGCTCTCCCACGGCCGTGTGCGGGCGGCGTCCAGCCACCCGCCCCATAGGTCCACGACGTTGCGACCGCCGACGCTGACCGACAGCGAGGCACCGAGCTCGAGCCCGGCCGAGAAGTTGGCGGCAAAGGCGTCCCGCACCGTCGAGAAGGCGGGGTCGACATCACCGTGGATGGGAGCGGGGGGAGCCATGGAGCCTCGACCTAGATGACCTTGGTGGCCTCGGGGTTGTGGTACTCCCGCCACTGGGAGATCTTGCCGTCGCGGAAGCGGAAGACACCGATGTAGCGGTTGGTGTAGGCGTTCCCGTTGCGCTTCACCACGGCGTCGCTCTGGTACTCGGCTACCAGCTCGTCGGGATCCAGGCAGTCGTGCATCTCGAGCAGGGTCTGCTTGAACGAGCTGAACAGCTCGAAGGTCATGAGCTGCATCTTGTTCCACGCCTCCCGGCCGTGGATCGGGTTGGGCATGAAGTCCGGCCCGTAGGGAAGGTCGAACAGCAGGTCGTCGGTCACGTACTCGGCCAGCCGATCGAAGGTCCCGGCCGTGATCGAGGCCAGGACGGCCCCCACGACCTCGCGGTTGGCGGCGCGCCGCTCGTTGTCGGTGATGGTCATCGTTCTCCCTTCGGTGCGGGACTGCCCATGGGCCCGGCCAGGAGGCCCCCGTCGATCACGAACTCGGCTCCGTAGCAGTAGGACGACTCGTCGGACAATAGGAATCCGACCAGG encodes:
- a CDS encoding nuclear transport factor 2 family protein, which produces MTITDNERRAANREVVGAVLASITAGTFDRLAEYVTDDLLFDLPYGPDFMPNPIHGREAWNKMQLMTFELFSSFKQTLLEMHDCLDPDELVAEYQSDAVVKRNGNAYTNRYIGVFRFRDGKISQWREYHNPEATKVI
- a CDS encoding serine hydrolase domain-containing protein, encoding MAPPAPIHGDVDPAFSTVRDAFAANFSAGLELGASLSVSVGGRNVVDLWGGWLDAARTRPWESDSLVCVFSCTKGVAAVATMWAVDRGLVNLDAPVTRYWPEFAAAGKEALPVRWLLTHEAGLPAIGRRMALGSLSDWDAMTTALAEQEPWWEPGTAHGYHGVTFGHLVGQVLRGATGRTCGELVSDELGAPLGVDLHMPLPRWDDARTADLIVETAPDGTFFDRWDMKTSLGPRAFGNPPDSNDPAHCMTDAWRRAEIPAANMHSNARGLDRLFSVLAAGGESGGLRIASPGLVEEFGRCQVRGVDRVMELPTAFALGFEHTIPEWP